One segment of Accipiter gentilis chromosome 26, bAccGen1.1, whole genome shotgun sequence DNA contains the following:
- the LOC126050771 gene encoding LOW QUALITY PROTEIN: proteinase-activated receptor 3-like (The sequence of the model RefSeq protein was modified relative to this genomic sequence to represent the inferred CDS: substituted 3 bases at 3 genomic stop codons), with protein MGRRKRKGASREGASACPATVTHGGTSPACGICADPACAEATLQRCPSCCLCITLLLSCTWLGSAIQFSPMPDKGQVLIPFTPQEETTCPSASVEAFLNSTLTTCVLPALYSVVLLVVLLANTLACWVLVTTFRRCSSTFFLLNLASADQDFVLLLPFKISYHLLGNHWFFGDYLCHTMVAFFCGHMYSSIFFLNCIGXERYISMVHLFLWKGCSWTXGKVGVCVGIXLVAGVGMSPLLLHPQTNHILSLNITMCHNVLGKDKKVFLIYYFVSLVGLGFGLPFVLMTTSYSCIVAWLLAKGRCYGQVVHVLALVLLVFILCFTPSNVRLFIHYMLKATGCTNITYIWYALALVLSAFNNCFNPFVYFYVSPEFSGLSPGCRQLLPGGGLKTLVGRVLEKAALPLRSSKQSQL; from the exons atggggaggagaaagaggaagggtGCCAGCAGGGAGGGGGCTAGTGCCTGTCCTGCCACGGTGACGCACGGTGGGACCAGCCCTGCCTGTGGCATTTGTGCAGACCCAGCTTGTGCAGAGGCCACCCTGCAGAGATGTCCCAGCTGCTGTCTTTGCATCACCCTCCTGCTCAGCTGCACCTGGCTTGGCTCAGCCATCCAATTCTCCCCAA TGCCTGACAAAGGGCAAGTCTTGATCCCCTTCACTCCCCAAGAAGAAACGACGTGCCCCAGTGCCTCTGTGGAAGCTTTTCTCAACAGCACCCTCACCACCTGTGTCCTCCCTGCCCTCTACTCTGTGGTCCTGCTCGTGGTGCTGCTGGCCAACACTCTGGCCTGCTGGGTCCTGGTGACCACCTTCAGGAGATGTTCCAgcaccttcttcctcctcaacctggCCAGTGCTGACCAGGACTTTGTCCTCCTGCTCCCCTTCAAGATCTCCTACCACCTCTTGGGCAATCACTGGTTCTTTGGGGACTACCTGTGCCACACCATGGTGGCCTTCTTCTGTGGCCATATGTACAGCTCCATCTTCTTCCTCAACTGCATTGGCTAGGAGCGCTACATCTCTATGGTCCACCTGTTCCTGTGGAAGGGCTGCAGTTGGACGTAGGGCAAGGTGGGCGTCTGTGTGGGCATCTAACTGGTGGCGGGGGTGGGCATGAGCCCTCTGCTTTTGCACCCCCAGACAAATCATATCTTGAGCCTGAACATCACAATGTGCCACAATGTCCTAGGAAAGGATAAGAAAGTGTTCCTTATCTACTATTTTGTCTCCCTAGTGGGGCTGGGCTTTGGCTTGCCCTTCGTGCTCATGACCACCTCCTACAGTTGCATCGTGGCATGGCTGCTGGCCAAGGGGAGATGCTATGGGCAGGTGGTGCATGTCCTGGCCCTGGTCCTCCTGGTCTTCATCCTCTGCTTCACCCCCAGCAATGTGCGGCTCTTCATCCACTACATGCTGAAGGCCACAGGGTGCACCAACATCACCTACATCTGGTATGCCCTGGCCCTGGTGCTCAGTGCCTTCAACAACTGCTTCAATCCCTTTGTTTACTTTTATGTCTCCCCAGAATTTTCAGGGCTGAGTCCGggatgcaggcagctgctgcctgggggggggctCAAGACCTTGGTAGGGAGGGTCTTGGAGAAGGCAGCCTTGCCCCTGAGGTCCAGCAAGCAGAGCCA